A window of the Phycicoccus sp. M110.8 genome harbors these coding sequences:
- a CDS encoding GNAT family protein, with translation MPRVRLPITTDRLVLRSLRPGDERHVFAYRSVPDVVRYIPGEPKTLEQVQDMVAERATAGRIEPSHPICTLAVELDGRVIGDVLLHLDGPDGHDGRQAEIGWVLAPDMQGMGYATEAAEALVRVAFDELGVHRVWAQLDGENDASARICERLGMRREAYFQQGSWFKGQWTDLAVYAVRADEWAARESKAGDH, from the coding sequence ATGCCGCGCGTGCGGCTCCCGATCACGACCGATCGCCTCGTGCTGCGCAGCCTGCGGCCGGGTGACGAGCGGCACGTGTTCGCCTACCGCTCGGTGCCGGACGTCGTGCGGTACATCCCGGGCGAGCCGAAGACGCTCGAGCAGGTGCAGGACATGGTCGCCGAACGTGCCACTGCCGGTCGCATCGAGCCCTCCCACCCCATCTGCACCCTCGCCGTCGAGCTCGACGGCCGCGTGATCGGGGACGTGCTGCTGCACCTCGACGGACCCGACGGCCACGACGGCCGGCAGGCGGAGATCGGCTGGGTGCTGGCGCCCGACATGCAGGGCATGGGCTACGCGACCGAAGCGGCGGAGGCGCTGGTGCGGGTGGCGTTCGACGAGCTGGGCGTGCACCGAGTGTGGGCCCAGCTCGACGGCGAGAACGACGCCTCCGCCCGGATCTGCGAGCGGCTGGGGATGCGACGCGAGGCCTACTTCCAGCAGGGCTCGTGGTTCAAGGGCCAGTGGACCGACCTGGCCGTGTATGCCGTCCGCGCCGACGAGTGGGCCGCCCGGGAGAGCAAGGCGGGAGACCACTGA
- the lpdA gene encoding dihydrolipoyl dehydrogenase, with the protein MADFDVVVLGAGPGGYVAAIRASQLGKKVGIVESKYWGGVCLNVGCIPSKALLRNAEIAHIITQEKATFGISGDPTMDFGVTHSRSRKVAEASAKGVHYLMKKNKVEELEGWGTLTGPTSMDVALTSGERRSITFDNLIIGTGATTRLIPGTKLSDRVVTYEEQILTDQLPESIVIAGSGAIGVEFAYVMKNFGVEVTIVEFLDRMVPTEDADVSKELLKQYKKLGVKVLLSTKVESIDDSGETVKVTVSPAAGGESTVLETDKVLQAIGFAPRLEGYGLETTGVQVTDRGAIAVDERGRTNVPNVYAIGDVTGKLMLAHTAEAMGVVAAETIAGAETMEINFDMIPRATFCQPQIASFGYSEEQAKERGYDVKTASFPFSANGKARGMAEGVGFVKIVADAKHNELLGAHLIGPEVTELLPALTLAQQWDLTADEVARNVFAHPTLSEAVKEAIEGIAGHMINL; encoded by the coding sequence ATGGCTGACTTCGACGTCGTTGTCCTCGGTGCCGGTCCCGGCGGGTACGTCGCGGCGATCCGCGCTTCGCAGCTCGGGAAGAAGGTGGGCATCGTCGAGTCGAAGTACTGGGGCGGTGTCTGCCTCAACGTCGGCTGCATCCCCTCCAAGGCGCTGCTGCGCAACGCGGAGATCGCGCACATCATCACGCAGGAGAAGGCCACGTTCGGCATCTCCGGCGACCCGACGATGGACTTCGGCGTCACGCACTCGCGCAGCCGCAAGGTCGCCGAGGCCAGCGCCAAGGGCGTCCACTACCTCATGAAGAAGAACAAGGTCGAGGAGCTCGAGGGCTGGGGCACCCTGACCGGCCCGACCTCGATGGACGTCGCGCTGACGTCCGGCGAGCGGCGCTCGATCACGTTCGACAACCTCATCATCGGGACCGGTGCCACGACCCGGCTCATCCCGGGCACGAAGCTCTCCGACCGCGTGGTGACCTACGAGGAGCAGATCCTCACCGACCAGCTGCCGGAGTCGATCGTGATCGCCGGCTCGGGTGCCATCGGTGTCGAGTTCGCCTATGTCATGAAGAACTTCGGGGTCGAGGTGACCATCGTCGAGTTCCTCGACCGCATGGTGCCGACCGAGGACGCCGACGTGTCCAAGGAGCTGCTCAAGCAGTACAAGAAGCTCGGCGTGAAGGTCCTGCTGTCGACCAAGGTCGAGTCGATCGACGACAGCGGCGAGACGGTCAAGGTCACCGTCTCGCCGGCTGCCGGTGGCGAGTCGACCGTGCTCGAGACCGACAAGGTCCTGCAGGCGATCGGGTTCGCCCCGCGCCTCGAGGGCTACGGCCTGGAGACCACCGGTGTGCAGGTCACCGACCGCGGTGCCATCGCCGTCGACGAGCGCGGCCGCACCAACGTCCCGAACGTCTACGCGATCGGCGACGTCACCGGCAAGCTCATGCTGGCGCACACCGCCGAGGCCATGGGTGTCGTCGCCGCCGAGACGATCGCGGGTGCCGAGACCATGGAGATCAACTTCGACATGATCCCGCGGGCGACGTTCTGCCAGCCGCAGATCGCCTCCTTCGGGTACTCCGAGGAGCAGGCGAAGGAGCGCGGCTACGACGTCAAGACCGCGTCGTTCCCGTTCTCGGCCAACGGCAAGGCGCGCGGCATGGCCGAGGGCGTGGGCTTCGTCAAGATCGTCGCCGACGCCAAGCACAACGAGCTCCTCGGCGCCCACCTCATCGGACCCGAGGTCACCGAGCTGCTGCCGGCCCTGACGCTGGCGCAGCAGTGGGACCTCACCGCCGACGAGGTCGCCCGCAACGTCTTCGCCCACCCGACGCTGTCCGAGGCGGTCAAGGAGGCCATCGAGGGCATCGCCGGGCACATGATCAACCTCTAG
- a CDS encoding MFS transporter, producing MRARLLIVASAVAMLGWGTVLPYQYAYAASTRGWGSFAAAAASSLFSVGALLAAPLGGRLADRVSPVLVAVAAKVVAAAGAVGLGFAGSPAAFLTGMFVFGLGITAAAPAQSVLVLRWVGGGNRRKVFAWQFTGQSLGMAVGAFAAGYVVDLHRESGMWPAFATAAAGFVVSAALILLAGARRWGSVESQPVADATLEQPVRSPGVRQAWRLIWAVPALRWTALVTVTLALGFYAQFESGLPAYALTVLDVRETTIGLAAAVNCVVIIALQMVVVRLTARRSGPALLIAVGAIWTLSWLVLAGASLVAGSSPELAATLFVTTFGIFAVGETMYAPVLNPLTASLAPSGLVGTTLGLFTALQTGFSAVGPLVAGLLLGAGLGSVFVGVHVGISLLAVFGAWRLRAVLRARRPVAEPAREAALAA from the coding sequence ATGCGTGCCCGTCTCCTCATCGTCGCCTCCGCCGTCGCCATGCTCGGCTGGGGCACCGTCCTGCCCTACCAGTACGCGTATGCCGCCTCGACGCGCGGCTGGGGCTCGTTCGCCGCGGCCGCGGCCTCGAGCCTGTTCTCCGTGGGCGCCCTGCTCGCGGCACCCTTGGGCGGGCGCCTGGCCGACCGGGTCTCGCCCGTGCTGGTGGCCGTCGCCGCCAAGGTCGTGGCGGCGGCCGGTGCGGTCGGGCTCGGGTTCGCGGGCTCGCCGGCGGCGTTCCTGACCGGCATGTTCGTCTTCGGCCTCGGCATCACCGCCGCGGCCCCGGCGCAGTCCGTGCTCGTGCTCCGCTGGGTCGGTGGCGGCAACCGCCGCAAGGTGTTCGCCTGGCAGTTCACGGGCCAGTCGCTCGGCATGGCCGTCGGTGCGTTCGCCGCGGGCTACGTCGTGGACCTGCACCGCGAGTCGGGAATGTGGCCTGCCTTCGCGACCGCTGCCGCCGGGTTCGTCGTCTCTGCGGCGCTCATCCTGCTCGCCGGTGCCCGTCGCTGGGGGAGCGTGGAGTCCCAGCCGGTGGCCGACGCCACGCTCGAGCAGCCGGTGCGCTCGCCGGGCGTGCGCCAGGCGTGGCGGCTCATCTGGGCCGTGCCCGCCCTGCGCTGGACGGCCCTGGTCACGGTCACGCTCGCGCTGGGGTTCTACGCCCAGTTCGAGTCCGGGCTCCCGGCATACGCCCTCACGGTCCTGGACGTGCGCGAGACCACCATCGGCCTCGCGGCCGCGGTGAACTGCGTCGTCATCATCGCCCTGCAGATGGTCGTCGTCCGGCTCACCGCCCGCCGCAGCGGCCCGGCCCTGCTCATCGCCGTCGGCGCCATCTGGACGCTGTCGTGGCTGGTGCTCGCGGGCGCCTCCCTCGTCGCGGGCTCGTCCCCCGAGCTGGCCGCGACCCTGTTCGTCACGACCTTCGGGATCTTCGCGGTGGGCGAGACGATGTACGCGCCGGTGCTCAACCCGCTGACGGCCAGCTTGGCGCCCTCCGGGCTGGTGGGCACGACTCTCGGGCTGTTCACGGCCCTGCAGACCGGGTTCTCCGCGGTCGGCCCGCTCGTGGCGGGGCTCCTGCTGGGGGCTGGTCTCGGCAGCGTCTTCGTGGGCGTCCACGTCGGCATCAGCCTGCTGGCCGTCTTCGGCGCCTGGCGCCTGCGGGCCGTGCTGCGGGCACGCCGCCCGGTCGCAGAGCCGGCGCGCGAGGCGGCCCTCGCCGCCTGA
- a CDS encoding SIS domain-containing protein, whose product MTPTIDPVPAEVPAGSELSGAAFASVAAQAISAVASSQAAAIAAAADLMADCVAGNGVLQAFGTGHSEAFAMEIAGRAGGFIPTNRLALRDAVAAAGAEGAATDPERAGLLERDPSLARHIYDLALDAQPQDVFLIASNSGGNGSIVEFARLVKEKGHPLIAVTSLAHTTQVTSRHPSGLRLFEVADIVLDNGAPYGDAVLPLPGGGTACGLSSITAALLAQMMVAETLSRLVARGVTPPVYLSANIPEGDEHNNALEARYAGRLRRVL is encoded by the coding sequence ATGACTCCCACGATCGACCCCGTGCCCGCCGAGGTGCCCGCCGGTTCCGAGCTGAGCGGCGCGGCATTCGCCTCGGTCGCCGCACAGGCCATCTCCGCCGTCGCGAGCTCGCAGGCGGCCGCCATCGCCGCCGCCGCCGACCTCATGGCGGACTGCGTCGCCGGCAACGGTGTCCTCCAGGCGTTCGGGACGGGGCACTCCGAGGCGTTCGCGATGGAGATCGCGGGGCGCGCCGGCGGCTTCATCCCCACCAACCGGCTGGCGCTGCGCGACGCGGTGGCCGCCGCCGGGGCGGAGGGTGCGGCAACGGACCCGGAGCGGGCCGGGCTGCTCGAGCGTGACCCCTCCCTCGCCCGGCACATCTACGACCTGGCCTTGGACGCGCAGCCGCAGGACGTGTTCCTGATCGCCTCCAACTCCGGCGGCAACGGCAGCATCGTCGAGTTCGCGCGCCTGGTGAAGGAGAAGGGCCACCCGCTCATCGCCGTCACGTCGCTCGCGCACACCACCCAGGTGACCTCGCGCCACCCCAGCGGGCTGCGGCTGTTCGAGGTGGCGGACATCGTGCTCGACAACGGGGCGCCGTACGGCGACGCGGTGCTGCCGCTGCCCGGTGGCGGGACGGCCTGCGGCCTGTCCTCGATCACGGCCGCGCTGCTGGCGCAGATGATGGTGGCCGAGACCCTGTCGCGGCTGGTCGCGCGTGGCGTGACCCCGCCGGTCTACCTGTCGGCGAACATCCCGGAGGGGGACGAGCACAACAACGCGCTCGAGGCGCGGTACGCCGGTCGCCTCCGCCGCGTGCTGTGA
- a CDS encoding N-acetylglucosamine kinase, which produces MTLVAGMDVGGTSSRALVADLSGRVVGTGLAGGGNPISRGVGPAMAAIRSALEQALEGVDRSLVRGNVIGAAGFGSETGAHEALRQVWHELGLPGGPVLIGDIDVAFASGTPDPDGSVLISGTGAIAGEFVGGHAGRVADGLGWLLGDHGSGFWIGRAAVRHACAPVATPGDPLAEAVAQHLTGRAEVDRQAVVGAAYAVEPVRISELARVVVECAEAGSPAAAAILEAAADELVTTLGQVRDEGDSSVVVLGGGMLGTARLRGLVEARIAARWPGAPVARCGSGVGGAAWLAARTLGEELPAELHATLTRPG; this is translated from the coding sequence GTGACCCTCGTCGCCGGCATGGACGTCGGCGGGACGAGCAGCCGCGCGCTCGTCGCCGACCTCTCCGGGAGGGTCGTGGGCACGGGGCTGGCGGGTGGCGGCAACCCGATCTCGCGAGGGGTCGGGCCCGCCATGGCGGCGATCCGGTCGGCGCTCGAGCAGGCGCTCGAGGGCGTGGACCGGTCGCTGGTGCGGGGCAACGTCATCGGCGCTGCGGGCTTCGGCTCGGAGACCGGTGCGCACGAGGCGCTGCGGCAGGTCTGGCACGAGCTGGGGCTTCCCGGGGGGCCCGTGCTCATCGGCGACATCGACGTGGCGTTCGCCTCGGGGACGCCTGACCCCGACGGCTCGGTGCTCATCAGCGGCACCGGTGCGATCGCCGGGGAGTTCGTGGGAGGGCACGCCGGGCGGGTGGCCGACGGCCTCGGCTGGCTGCTCGGTGACCACGGCTCGGGCTTCTGGATCGGGCGCGCGGCCGTGCGGCACGCGTGTGCACCCGTCGCGACGCCCGGCGACCCGCTCGCCGAGGCGGTGGCGCAGCACCTCACCGGCCGCGCGGAGGTGGACCGCCAGGCCGTCGTCGGCGCCGCGTATGCCGTGGAGCCGGTGCGGATCTCCGAGCTGGCGCGGGTGGTCGTCGAGTGCGCGGAGGCCGGGTCACCGGCCGCGGCGGCGATCCTCGAGGCGGCGGCGGACGAGCTGGTCACGACGCTGGGCCAGGTGCGCGACGAGGGTGACTCGAGCGTCGTGGTCCTCGGCGGCGGCATGCTCGGGACGGCACGGCTGCGTGGCCTGGTGGAGGCGCGCATCGCGGCGCGGTGGCCGGGTGCGCCGGTCGCGCGCTGTGGGTCCGGCGTCGGGGGAGCGGCCTGGCTCGCCGCGCGCACCCTCGGCGAGGAGCTGCCTGCCGAGCTGCACGCCACTCTCACGCGCCCGGGATAG
- the rpsO gene encoding 30S ribosomal protein S15, which produces MSLDADVKKKIMAEYATAEGDTGSPEVQIALLTQRIKDLTEHSRTHKHDHHSRRGLLLLVGRRRRLLRYLESVDIERYRSLIKRLGLRR; this is translated from the coding sequence ATGTCGTTGGACGCCGACGTCAAGAAGAAGATCATGGCCGAGTACGCCACCGCCGAGGGCGACACCGGCTCGCCGGAGGTGCAGATCGCCCTGCTCACGCAGCGCATCAAGGACCTCACCGAGCACTCGCGGACGCACAAGCACGACCACCACAGCCGCCGCGGGCTCCTGCTCCTCGTGGGCCGTCGCCGCCGCCTCCTGCGTTACCTGGAGAGCGTCGACATCGAGCGCTACCGCTCGCTGATCAAGCGCCTCGGCCTGCGCCGATAA
- a CDS encoding acyltransferase family protein — translation MVESRSIAVSATTGAGGSPTSSVRRRPVATPDRTRLDIQGLRAFAVTVVLLYHFWPRRLTGGYVGVDVFFVISGFLISSHLFRSPPTDLRGLAAFWARRVRRLLPAATVVLLCTLVAAVAWLPQTQLPQVARELAAAALYSENWVLAHSATDYLAAESAPSPVQHYWSLSVEEQYYLFWPILIFLLYRLSSVRATRRRGDKSPTPWLAAGLGAVFVSSLGASIHLTSTNPPAAYFVTHTRVWELALGALVALALHTGWRVPGAPLRAAAAWAGLGLMTWACLTFTQATAFPGAAALVPTVGTALVLAADGDGVAWSPSGLLGLRPSQRLGDVSYSVYLWHWPVVVIAPVALGRTLTWPVKLVLVALVLVVAALSKVYVEDTVRRAPTLVRSLPRSFAVAAVSISLVVASSVATVAWTDARQAADRAALHAALSDTTCLGAAALRNKGCAPIQGRKLLNSPSVARDDKPGVYADDCWSNNPFTRHRVCTYGDSGGKTRVALLGNSHAGHWQPALDPLARERHWRLDTYLVSQCYTVTIPIDLKPAALSGNCTRWNEWAIDSIIKGRYDLVVMSNRTWQPLRGVARADKPRVAEAAYRDVLKRFTDAGIRVMVIRDVPSAVTEAPDCVAQHLNDVTACDNPASKALESDPLAAASRADRTGMVTTLDLTDRFCRAGTCHQVIGGLLAYFDHGHLTATFTRTLEPDIGAALDRVMGPRQP, via the coding sequence GTGGTCGAGTCTCGATCCATTGCCGTTTCCGCGACTACAGGCGCCGGGGGTTCCCCTACGTCGAGCGTCAGAAGGCGCCCCGTTGCGACCCCAGACCGGACCCGGCTCGACATCCAGGGGCTGCGGGCCTTCGCGGTGACGGTGGTCTTGCTGTACCACTTCTGGCCGCGACGGCTCACCGGCGGCTACGTCGGCGTGGACGTGTTCTTCGTGATCTCCGGATTCCTGATCTCCTCGCACCTGTTCCGGTCGCCCCCCACCGACCTCCGCGGCCTGGCGGCGTTTTGGGCCAGGCGGGTCCGCCGATTGCTGCCCGCCGCCACGGTCGTGCTTCTCTGCACCCTCGTCGCGGCGGTCGCGTGGCTTCCGCAGACCCAGCTCCCCCAGGTGGCACGCGAGCTGGCTGCCGCGGCCCTGTACAGCGAGAACTGGGTCCTCGCGCACTCCGCGACCGACTACCTTGCGGCCGAGTCCGCGCCGAGCCCGGTGCAGCACTACTGGTCACTGTCGGTCGAGGAGCAGTACTACCTGTTCTGGCCGATCCTCATCTTCTTGCTGTATCGCCTCTCGTCGGTCCGCGCGACGCGGCGACGCGGCGACAAGTCGCCCACGCCGTGGCTGGCGGCAGGCTTGGGCGCCGTCTTCGTCTCGTCGCTGGGCGCCTCCATCCACCTCACCTCGACCAACCCTCCCGCGGCCTACTTCGTGACCCACACCCGCGTGTGGGAGCTCGCCCTCGGGGCCCTGGTCGCCCTCGCACTCCATACGGGATGGCGGGTTCCCGGAGCCCCCCTCCGGGCGGCTGCAGCGTGGGCGGGCCTGGGCCTCATGACGTGGGCGTGCCTGACCTTCACGCAGGCCACCGCGTTCCCCGGGGCGGCCGCCCTCGTGCCGACCGTCGGCACCGCGCTGGTGCTGGCGGCCGACGGCGATGGCGTGGCCTGGTCACCTTCCGGGCTCCTCGGGCTGCGACCGAGCCAGCGGCTCGGTGACGTGTCCTACTCGGTCTACCTCTGGCACTGGCCCGTGGTCGTCATCGCCCCGGTCGCCCTGGGACGCACCCTCACGTGGCCGGTGAAGCTGGTCCTCGTCGCACTGGTCCTGGTCGTCGCGGCCCTGTCCAAGGTTTACGTGGAGGACACCGTGCGCCGCGCGCCCACGCTGGTGCGAAGCCTCCCCCGCAGCTTCGCCGTGGCTGCCGTCAGCATCTCCCTGGTGGTCGCGTCCAGCGTGGCCACGGTGGCGTGGACGGACGCGCGACAGGCCGCGGACCGGGCCGCGCTCCACGCAGCGCTGTCCGACACGACCTGCCTCGGTGCCGCAGCCCTGCGCAACAAGGGGTGCGCGCCCATCCAGGGCCGCAAGCTGCTGAACAGCCCGTCGGTGGCGCGTGACGACAAGCCCGGTGTCTATGCGGACGACTGCTGGTCGAACAACCCGTTCACCCGACACCGGGTCTGCACCTACGGCGACAGCGGAGGAAAGACCAGGGTCGCCCTCTTGGGCAACTCGCATGCCGGTCACTGGCAGCCGGCGCTCGACCCCCTGGCACGGGAGCGGCACTGGAGGTTGGACACCTACCTCGTGTCGCAGTGCTACACGGTCACGATCCCCATCGATCTCAAACCGGCTGCCCTGAGCGGGAACTGCACGCGCTGGAACGAGTGGGCCATCGACTCGATCATCAAGGGTCGGTACGACCTCGTAGTGATGAGCAACCGAACGTGGCAGCCGTTGCGAGGGGTCGCCCGTGCAGACAAGCCCCGGGTGGCAGAGGCGGCGTACCGGGATGTCCTGAAGCGCTTCACCGACGCAGGCATCCGGGTCATGGTGATCCGGGACGTGCCGTCCGCCGTGACCGAGGCCCCGGACTGCGTCGCCCAGCACCTCAACGACGTCACCGCCTGCGACAACCCCGCCTCCAAGGCGCTGGAGTCTGATCCGCTGGCGGCTGCCTCGCGCGCAGACCGAACCGGTATGGTCACCACGCTCGACCTGACCGACCGATTCTGTCGTGCCGGCACGTGCCACCAGGTGATAGGCGGTCTGCTGGCCTACTTCGACCACGGTCACCTCACGGCCACCTTCACCCGGACCCTCGAGCCGGACATCGGCGCTGCCCTCGATAGAGTGATGGGTCCTCGACAGCCCTGA
- a CDS encoding acyltransferase: MVQGPVDRPGRVCRPRRRVGRPGEQGGRPLTAVAGQRRPALPALTGLRVLAAAWVVLFHYRDDVEALLPWLAPADTLLRAGYLGVDLFFPLSGFILAYNYADSMRRFSWGASVSFVRNRFARVWPVHFVALNIDLVTAALVGTLGIGANGHRRTPGAYVENVLLVHNWWHDRPSFNGPAWSIGSEWFAYLTAPVMFVLLARVVRARTALAGAALSYAAMLAVFAVFALPNGNLEHMFYVRIMGEFVGGAFLCLAWVRGGLRLGRLAPWLLVVPVVLALVPAASAGDYWAAPALGLVVAVVAASQGLLARWLSTPWMVVAGEASYCLYMTHYLLRGVVSALREWGQGAWWSAGLAVVAIALVLGAAAWGMHVLVERPARRLLHARTPGPTTSPTDTVTPHERIPA, from the coding sequence GTGGTTCAAGGGCCAGTGGACCGACCTGGCCGTGTATGCCGTCCGCGCCGACGAGTGGGCCGCCCGGGAGAGCAAGGCGGGAGACCACTGACGGCGGTCGCCGGCCAGCGCCGACCCGCGCTGCCGGCGCTCACGGGGCTGCGCGTGCTCGCCGCGGCCTGGGTCGTGCTGTTCCACTACCGGGACGACGTCGAGGCGCTGCTGCCCTGGCTCGCCCCGGCCGACACGCTGCTGCGCGCGGGGTACCTGGGGGTCGACCTCTTCTTCCCACTCAGCGGCTTCATCCTCGCGTACAACTACGCCGACTCCATGCGCCGGTTCTCGTGGGGCGCCTCGGTGTCGTTCGTCCGCAACCGGTTCGCGCGCGTGTGGCCGGTCCACTTCGTGGCGCTCAACATCGACCTCGTGACGGCAGCGCTGGTCGGCACCCTCGGCATCGGTGCGAACGGCCACCGGCGCACCCCCGGCGCCTACGTCGAGAACGTCCTGCTCGTGCACAACTGGTGGCACGACCGGCCGAGCTTCAACGGCCCTGCCTGGTCGATCGGCTCGGAGTGGTTCGCCTACCTGACCGCGCCGGTGATGTTCGTGCTGCTCGCCCGGGTGGTCCGCGCCCGCACCGCGCTGGCCGGCGCCGCCCTCTCGTATGCCGCGATGCTCGCGGTGTTCGCGGTGTTCGCCCTGCCCAACGGCAACCTCGAGCACATGTTCTACGTGCGGATCATGGGGGAGTTCGTGGGCGGTGCCTTCCTGTGCCTCGCGTGGGTGCGCGGCGGACTGCGCCTCGGGCGGCTCGCGCCCTGGCTCCTGGTCGTCCCGGTGGTGCTGGCCCTGGTGCCCGCGGCCTCCGCGGGCGACTACTGGGCGGCTCCCGCGCTGGGACTTGTCGTGGCGGTCGTCGCGGCGTCCCAGGGACTGCTGGCGCGGTGGCTGTCGACGCCGTGGATGGTCGTGGCGGGTGAGGCGTCCTACTGCCTCTACATGACGCACTACCTGCTGCGCGGCGTCGTGTCGGCCCTGCGCGAGTGGGGGCAGGGCGCGTGGTGGTCCGCCGGGCTCGCCGTCGTCGCGATCGCGCTCGTGCTCGGGGCAGCCGCCTGGGGCATGCACGTGCTCGTCGAGCGACCGGCCCGCCGGCTCCTGCACGCCCGGACGCCGGGTCCCACGACCAGTCCGACGGATACGGTGACACCACACGAAAGGATCCCCGCATGA